In the Danio rerio strain Tuebingen ecotype United States chromosome 8, GRCz12tu, whole genome shotgun sequence genome, one interval contains:
- the LOC100001608 gene encoding uncharacterized protein, whose protein sequence is MGQRNCRCKKANNDFERVHVYHHDAPPQLTNLVEAHKHPVGVGEDSASEGKNKKRKETNRKKKRRFKLWRWFSCLRAADINSTLQVDGEAQDTGATAAPPEVQPSSSSGDGSLQQVIHTVDLNLQEPSASDPEVYPTVKKHLTVQPDVLRSPVLSSNTAQTSFDWNFDISQTPLLSPDYCDEAESLAHTLSDWSIDSGLALARTTSRWSNDFTKTSAHTMSDWSIDKIKTPTRTTSDWSTDATRTPVHKVSVWSIDVTQPPLHSSTSDCFNNATEIPVPDASEGSANFPQISQHTTSDWSINGGQAPVCTQASVSKQIENNGKMTSQVINSCHYLIDDMLGEGSFGTVYKGRRLHDDLKVAVKFVTKTEDVEYICISGHSEPFPLEVALLILAHGVSSVPEIIQLLDWQDQEDHYIMVLEYPSPCEDLYAFTESYGGSISEGLARVVMQQATQAAYMCCRNGVLHRDIKLENLLINKETHKVKLIDFGCGDLLKKLPYDTFAGTLEYCPPEFEETGEYNGKPATVWSLGILLFVLVCEDFPNPQELHMINENNFSKAGLSDECCQLISCCLQQKPEQRIQLKEILLHEWFKDTNLEN, encoded by the exons ATGGGTCAACGTAATTGTCGTTGCAAAAAGGCGAACAATGATTTTGAGCGTGTGCACGTTTACCATCACGATGCACCGCCACAGCTCACCAATTTGGTGGAAGCTCATAAACATCCTGTTGGCGTAGGTGAAGATAGTGCGAgtgaggggaaaaataaaaagagaaaggaGACCAACCGTAAAAAGAAAAGAAGGTTCAAGTTGTGGCGGTGGTTCTCCTGTCTGAGAGCTGCTGACATAAATAGTACACTTCAGGTTGATGGAGAGGCTCAGGACACTGGGGCAACTGCAGCACCACCTGAAGTACAACCTTCCTCCTCTTCAGGTGACGGATCTCTACAGCAGGTCATTCATACTGTAGACCTCAATCTTCAGGAACCTTCAGCCAGTGACCCTGAAGTCTATCCAACAGTAAAGAAACATCTTACTGTTCAACCTGATGTCCTCCGTTCTCCAGTTCTGAGCAGCAATACTGCTCAGACTTCATTCGACTGGAACTTTGACATCAGCCAGACTCCATTGCTTAGTCCTGACTATTGTGATGAAGCCGAAAGCTTAGCTCACACCTTATCTGACTGGAGCATTGATTCTGGCCTGGCTCTAGCACGCACGACATCAAGGTGGAGCAATGATTTCACTAAGACTTCAGCACACACCATGTCAGATTGGAGCATTGATAAGATCAAAACTCCAACACGCACCACATCAGATTGGAGTACTGACGCTACCCGGACTCCGGTACACAAAGTGTCAGTCTGGAGTATTGATGTCACCCagcctccattacactcatcCACTTCTGATTGTTTTAACAATGCCACTGAGATTCCAGTCCCCGATGCTTCCGAGGGGAGTGCCAATTTCCCTCAGATTTCACAGCACACAACGTCAGACTGGAGCATCAATGGTGGTCAAGCTCCAGTCTGCACACAGGCCTCTGTTTCAAAACAAATAGAGAATAATGGAAAGATGACAAGTCAGG tCATCAATTCTTGCCACTATCTGATCGATGACATGCTGGGTGAAGGATCCTTTGGAACTGTGTACAAGGGGCGACGTCTACACGAtgacttaaag gtggCAGTGAAATTTGTCACAAAGACGGAAGATGTGGAATACATATGTATC TCGGGTCATTCAGAGCCCTTTCCTCTTGAAGTTGCACTTCTCATCCTCGCCCATGGAGTATCCAGCGTTCCAGAAATAATCCAGCTTCTGGACTGGCAGGACCAGGAGGACCATTATATAATGGTGTTGGAATACCCTTCACCCTGTGAGGACCTATATGCTTTCACAGAAAGCTATGGAGGATCCATAAGTGAAGGTTTAGCGCGTGTTGTTATGCAGCAGGCAACTCAAGCTGCATACATGTGCTGCCGCAATGGTGTTCTACATCGCGATATCAAACTTGAAAACCTACTAATCAACAAGGAGACTCATAAAGTCAAATTAATAGACTTTGGGTGTGGAGACCTTCTCAAGAAATTACCCTACGATACATTTGCCG GCACCCTTGAGTACTGCCCCCCAGAGTTTGAGGAAACGGGTGAATACAATGGGAAGCCGGCAACAGTCTGGTCCCTTGGCATCCTCTTGTTTGTATTGGTGTGTGAGGACTTTCCCAACCCTCAAGAACTGCACATGATCAATGAGAACAACTTCTCCAAAGCTGGCTTGTCCGATG AATGCTGTCAGTTGATTAGTTGCTGTCTCCAGCAAAAGCCAGAGCAGCGGATTCAATTAAAAGAGATTCTTCTCCACGAATGGTTCAAG gacaCCAACCTGGAGAACTAA
- the pimr106 gene encoding uncharacterized protein pimr106 — MGQRNCRCKKANNDFERVHVYHHDAPPQLTNLVEAHKHPVGVGEDSASEGKNKKRKEANRKKKRRFKLWRWFSCLRAAEKNSTFQVDGEAQDTGATAAPPEVQPSSSSGDGSLQQVIHTVDLNLQEPSASDPEVYPTVKTHLTVQPDVLRSLFLSSNTAQTSFDWNFDISQTPLLSHDYCDGLALARTTSRWSNDFTKTSAHTMSDWSIDKIKTPTRTTSDFSTDATRTPVHNVSVWSIDVTQPPLHSSTSDCCNNATEIPVPDASEGSANFPQISQHTTSDWSINGGQAPVCTQASVSKQIENNGKMTSQVINSCHYLIDDMLGEGSFGTVYKGRRLHDDLKVAVKFVTKTEDVEYICISGHSEPFPLEVALLILAHGVSSVPEIIQLLDWQDQEDHYIMVLEYPSPCEDLYAFTESYGGSISEDLARVVMQQATQAAYMCCRNGVLHRDIKLENLLINKETHKVKLIDFGCGDLLKKLPYDTFAGTLEYCPPEFEETGEYNGKPATVWSLGILLFVLVCEDFPNPQELHMINENNFSKAGLSDECCQLISCCLQQKPEQRIQLKEILLHEWFKDTNLEN, encoded by the exons ATGGGTCAACGTAATTGTCGTTGCAAAAAGGCAAACAATGATTTTGAGCGTGTGCACGTTTACCATCACGATGCACCGCCACAGCTCACCAATTTGGTGGAAGCTCATAAACATCCTGTTGGCGTAGGTGAAGATAGTGCGAgtgaggggaaaaataaaaagagaaaggaGGCCAACCGTAAAAAGAAAAGAAGGTTCAAGTTGTGGCGGTGGTTCTCCTGTCTGAGAGCTGCTGAAAAAAATAGTACATTTCAGGTTGATGGAGAGGCTCAGGACACTGGGGCAACTGCAGCACCACCTGAAGTACAACCTTCCTCCTCTTCAGGTGACGGATCTCTACAGCAGGTCATTCATACTGTAGACCTCAATCTTCAGGAACCTTCAGCCAGTGACCCTGAAGTCTATCCAACAGTAAAGACACATCTTACTGTTCAACCTGATGTCCTCCGTTCTCTTTTTCTGAGCAGCAATACTGCTCAGACTTCATTCGACTGGAACTTTGACATCAGCCAGACTCCATTGCTTAGTCATGACTATTGTGATGGCCTGGCTCTAGCACGCACCACATCAAGGTGGAGCAATGATTTTACTAAGACTTCAGCACACACCATGTCAGATTGGAGCATTGATAAGATCAAAACTCCAACACGCACCACATCAGATTTTAGTACTGATGCTACCCGAACTCCGGTACACAACGTGTCAGTCTGGAGTATTGATGTCACCCagcctccattacactcatcCACTTCTGATTGTTGTAACAATGCCACTGAGATTCCAGTGCCCGATGCTTCCGAGGGGAGTGCCAATTTCCCTCAGATTTCACAGCACACAACGTCAGACTGGAGCATCAATGGTGGTCAAGCTCCAGTCTGCACACAGGCCTCTGTTTCAAAACAAATAGAGAATAATGGAAAGATGACAAGTCAGG tCATCAATTCTTGCCACTATCTGATCGATGACATGCTGGGTGAAGGATCCTTTGGAACTGTGTACAAGGGGCGACGTCTACACGAtgacttaaag GTTGCAGTGAAATTTGTCACAAAGACGGAAGATGTGGAATACATATGTATC TCGGGTCATTCAGAGCCCTTTCCTCTTGAAGTTGCACTTCTCATCCTCGCCCATGGAGTATCCAGCGTTCCAGAAATAATCCAGCTTCTGGACTGGCAGGACCAGGAGGACCATTATATAATGGTGTTGGAATACCCTTCACCCTGTGAGGACCTATATGCTTTCACAGAAAGCTATGGAGGATCCATAAGTGAAGATTTAGCGCGTGTTGTTATGCAGCAGGCAACTCAAGCTGCATACATGTGCTGCCGCAATGGTGTTCTACATCGCGATATCAAACTTGAAAATCTACTAATCAACAAGGAGACTCATAAAGTCAAATTAATAGACTTTGGGTGTGGAGACCTTCTCAAGAAATTACCCTACGATACATTTGCCG GCACCCTTGAGTACTGCCCCCCAGAGTTTGAGGAAACGGGTGAATACAATGGGAAGCCGGCAACAGTCTGGTCCCTTGGCATCCTCTTGTTCGTATTGGTGTGTGAGGACTTTCCCAACCCTCAAGAACTGCACATGATCAATGAGAACAACTTCTCCAAAGCTGGCTTGTCCGATG AATGCTGTCAGTTGATTAGTTGCTGTCTCCAGCAAAAGCCAGAGCAGCGGATTCAATTAAAAGAGATTCTTCTCCACGAATGGTTCAAG gacaCCAACCTGGAGAACTGA
- the LOC100001760 gene encoding uncharacterized protein, translating into MGQRNCRCKKANNDFERVHVYHHDAPPQLTNLVEAHKHPVGVGEDSASEGKNKKRKEANRKKKRRFKLWRWFSCLRAADKNSTLQVDGEAQDTGATAAPPEVQPSSSSGDGSLQQVIHTVDLNLQEPSASDPEVYPTVKKHLTVQPDVLRSPVLSSNTAQTSFDWNFDISQTPLLSPDYCDEAESLAHTLSDWSIDSGLALARTTSRWSNGFTKTSAHTMSDWSIDKIKTPTRTTSDWSTDATRTPVHKVSVWSIDVNQPPLHSSTSDCFNNATEIPVPDASEGSANFPQTSQHTTSDWSINGGQTPVCTQASVSKQIENNGKMTSQVINSCHYLIDDMLGEGSFGTVYKGRRLHDDLKVAVKFVTKTEDVEYICISGHSEPFPLEVALLILAHGVSSVPEIIQLLDWQDQEDHYIMVLEYPSPCEDLYAFTESYGGSISEGLARVVMQQATQAAYMCCRNGVLHRDIKLENLLINKETHKVKLIDFGCGDLLKKLPYDTFAGTLEYCPPEFEETGEYNGKPATVWSLGILLFVLVCEDFPNPQELHMINENNFSKAGLSDECCQLISCCLQQKPEQRIQLKEILLHEWFKDTNLEN; encoded by the exons ATGGGTCAACGTAATTGTCGTTGCAAAAAGGCAAACAATGATTTTGAGCGTGTGCACGTTTACCATCACGATGCACCGCCACAGCTCACCAATTTGGTGGAAGCTCATAAACATCCTGTTGGCGTAGGTGAAGATAGTGCGAgtgaggggaaaaataaaaagagaaaggaGGCCAACCGTAAAAAGAAAAGAAGGTTCAAGTTGTGGCGGTGGTTCTCCTGTCTGAGAGCTGCTGACAAAAATAGTACACTTCAGGTTGATGGAGAGGCTCAGGACACTGGGGCAACTGCAGCACCACCTGAAGTACAACCTTCCTCCTCTTCAGGTGACGGATCTCTACAGCAGGTCATTCATACTGTAGACCTCAATCTTCAGGAACCTTCAGCCAGTGACCCTGAAGTCTATCCAACAGTAAAGAAACATCTTACTGTTCAACCTGATGTCCTCCGTTCTCCAGTTCTGAGCAGCAATACTGCTCAGACTTCATTCGACTGGAACTTTGACATCAGCCAGACTCCATTGCTTAGTCCTGACTATTGTGATGAAGCCGAAAGCTTAGCTCACACCTTATCTGACTGGAGCATTGATTCTGGCCTGGCTCTAGCACGCACCACATCAAGGTGGAGCAATGGTTTCACTAAGACTTCAGCACACACCATGTCAGATTGGAGCATTGATAAGATCAAAACTCCAACACGCACCACATCAGATTGGAGTACTGACGCTACCCGGACTCCGGTACACAAAGTGTCAGTCTGGAGTATTGATGTCAACCagcctccattacactcatcCACTTCTGATTGTTTTAACAATGCCACTGAGATTCCAGTCCCCGATGCTTCGGAGGGGAGTGCCAATTTCCCTCAGACTTCACAGCACACAACGTCAGACTGGAGCATCAATGGTGGTCAAACTCCAGTCTGCACACAGGCCTCTGTTTCAAAACAAATAGAGAATAATGGAAAGATGACAAGTCAGG tCATCAATTCTTGCCACTATCTGATCGATGACATGCTGGGTGAAGGATCCTTTGGAACTGTGTACAAGGGGCGACGTCTACACGAtgacttaaag gtggCAGTGAAATTTGTCACAAAGACGGAAGATGTGGAATACATATGTATC TCGGGTCATTCAGAGCCCTTTCCTCTTGAAGTTGCACTTCTCATCCTCGCCCATGGAGTATCCAGCGTTCCAGAAATAATCCAGCTTCTGGACTGGCAGGACCAGGAGGACCATTATATAATGGTGTTGGAATACCCTTCACCCTGTGAGGACCTATATGCTTTCACAGAAAGCTATGGAGGATCCATAAGTGAAGGTTTAGCGCGTGTTGTTATGCAGCAGGCAACTCAAGCTGCATACATGTGCTGCCGCAATGGTGTTCTACATCGCGATATCAAACTTGAAAATCTACTAATCAACAAGGAGACTCATAAAGTCAAATTAATAGACTTTGGGTGTGGAGACCTTCTCAAGAAATTACCCTACGATACATTTGCCG GCACCCTTGAGTACTGCCCCCCAGAGTTTGAGGAAACGGGTGAATACAATGGGAAGCCGGCAACAGTCTGGTCCCTTGGCATCCTCTTGTTCGTATTGGTGTGTGAGGACTTTCCCAACCCTCAAGAACTGCACATGATCAATGAGAACAACTTCTCCAAAGCTGGCTTGTCCGATG AATGCTGTCAGTTGATTAGTTGCTGTCTCCAGCAAAAGCCAGAGCAGCGGATTCAATTAAAAGAGATTCTTCTCCACGAATGGTTCAAG gacaCCAACCTGGAGAACTGA